From Camelina sativa cultivar DH55 chromosome 7, Cs, whole genome shotgun sequence, one genomic window encodes:
- the LOC104700395 gene encoding probable 2-oxoacid dependent dioxygenase, with amino-acid sequence MVGNYDRTDEVKAFDEMKIGVKGLMDAGITQIPRIFHHPHATFTNPKPSSSTLKIPTIDLGGCVFESTVMRESIITKVKDAVEKFGFFQVINHGIPVDVMEKMKDGIRGFHEQDSEVKKTFYSRDMTKKVKYNTNFDLYSSQAVNWRDTLTTVMAPDGLQVEDLPAVCREIMLEYSKRMMKLGEIIFELLSEALGLKPNHLKELDCAKSLSLLSHYYPPCPEPDRTFGISSHTDISFITILLQDHIGGLQVLHDGYWIDVPPNPEALIVNLGDLLQLITNDKFVSVEHRVLANRGEEPRISSASFFMHTIPNEQVYGPIKEFLSEQNPPKYRDTTTSEMARHYLAKGLDGTSPLLHFRI; translated from the exons ATGGTGGGAAACTATGATCGTACCGATGAGGTAAAAGCGTTCGACGAGATGAAGATTGGAGTGAAGGGTCTCATGGACGCCGGGATCACACAAATCCCACGCATTTTCCATCACCCGCATGCTACCTTTACGAACCCTAAACCTAGTTCCTCAACGTTGAAGATCCCAACAATCGATCTTGGAGGCTGTGTGTTCGAGTCCACGGTCATGCGAGAGAGTATAATCACGAAAGTGAAAGACGCGGTTGAGAAGTTTGGGTTCTTCCAGGTGATTAACCATGGGATCCCAGTTGATGTGATGGAAAAGATGAAAGATGGGATTCGTGGGTTTCATGAGCAGGATTCAGAAGTGAAGAAAACGTTCTATAGTCGTGACATGACCAAAAAGGTTAAGTATAACACTAATTTTGATCTCTATAGTTCTCAAGCTGTCAATTGGAGAGATACTTTAACTACGGTTATGGCTCCTGATGGTTTACAAGTAGAGGACTTACCTGCGGTTTGTcg GGAAATAATGTTGGAGTACTCCAAGCGAATGATGAAGTTAGGAGAGATAATCTTTGAGCTGTTATCAGAAGCTCTCGGATTAAAACCTAACCACCTCAAAGAACTAGACTGCGCCAAGAGCTTGTCGTTGCTCTCACATTACTACCCACCTTGTCCAGAGCCTGATCGAACCTTTGGGATCAGTTCACACACAGATATATCTTTTATCACTATTCTTCTTCAAGACCACATTGGTGGACTTCAAGTTCTCCATGATGGATACTGGATCGATGTTCCTCCTAATCCCGAAGCTCTTATCGTCAACTTAGGAGATCTCTTACAG CTTATAACAAACGATAAGTTTGTAAGTGTGGAGCACAGGGTTTTGGCAAATAGAGGCGAGGAACCGCGCATTTCAAGCGCATCGTTCTTCATGCACACCATACCAAATGAACAAGTATATGGACCTATCAAAGAGTTTCTATCTGAACAAAACCCTCCCAAGTATAGAGACACAACCACGTCCGAGATGGCGAGACATTACTTGGCTAAAGGACTAGATGGGACCTCACCGTTGCTCCATTTCAGGATCTGA